The Sinorhizobium terangae genome has a window encoding:
- a CDS encoding helix-turn-helix domain-containing protein, with product MEIREVFARNLRAARQANGLSQEELAHRAHVDRTYISSLERRVYNPSIDVVDRLATVLGMEASELLKR from the coding sequence ATGGAGATTCGAGAGGTGTTTGCGCGAAACCTGCGAGCAGCCCGGCAGGCCAACGGCCTGTCACAGGAAGAGCTTGCCCATCGCGCGCATGTCGATCGCACATACATCAGCTCACTTGAGCGCAGGGTTTACAATCCCAGCATCGACGTCGTGGACCGGTTGGCGACAGTCTTGGGCATGGAAGCGTCAGAATTGCTGAAGCGGTGA
- a CDS encoding transcriptional repressor TraM: MNDIVPSEANDERKEKGALYSSMQTSELEALAVSAILEHRRLLAADEVVYEDWTRATDDGSVSTAVLKSLQDQYLERQKKSEAQQEELSEIIDALGYIPDVPLCDE; the protein is encoded by the coding sequence ATGAACGATATTGTCCCATCCGAGGCGAACGACGAGAGAAAGGAGAAAGGAGCCCTCTACAGTTCGATGCAAACGTCAGAACTGGAGGCGTTGGCGGTCTCTGCGATCCTCGAACACCGCCGGCTTCTCGCCGCCGACGAAGTTGTCTATGAGGACTGGACGCGCGCGACTGACGACGGGTCAGTCTCCACTGCCGTACTCAAAAGTCTGCAAGACCAGTACTTGGAGCGTCAGAAGAAATCCGAAGCTCAGCAGGAAGAGCTTTCGGAAATCATCGACGCGCTTGGCTATATCCCTG